One stretch of Arachis duranensis cultivar V14167 chromosome 1, aradu.V14167.gnm2.J7QH, whole genome shotgun sequence DNA includes these proteins:
- the LOC127747481 gene encoding uncharacterized protein LOC127747481 encodes MRSDIDDDCIRSSGDETDKLHKKSKQAVVISFLENDGYDGVSATLAYNLDGYVRNSRKMNFFTLRVALSAYRTFSTNGFSKQKTYINNKYKAETTTVTKRQIRRSKIQWTEEQKSVLSAIEQGKSVFITGSAGTGKTMLVIEVIKRLKKMHTPSKVFITASTGVAAVALKGQTLHSFGGIRGPFYHDPEKLFESILADKRAVRRWQTANALVVDECSMVDGELFDGLEYVARKVRGVDEMWGGIQMVVVGDFCQLPPIPNDSSKPVKYAFEARCWDESFHLQKDLTKVFRQSDPQFIELLQRMRKGEIISLDLSLLEKCYSERVCDSSVVKLFPLKKKVMEVNDNMLKSLQKDVTVYPAVDSGKDTWKKLLNQGIAPNQLELCEGSRVMLIKNLDVRKGLVNGATGTVVGFDNGLPIVKFDSGKVLTIKPAEWSIMEGDEVVAKRWQIPLILAWSQTIHKCQGMTLENVSINFSGSFGVGMVYTALSRVKTLAGLHLSGFKSSMIRMDPKVLEFYKKLCNKSLDTSCIESKDNSRRHSLSCTAKNAGAADNVGTVEKKCYFDLDGYLSRRLK; translated from the exons ATGAGAAGTGACATTGACGACGATTGCATTCGTTCAAGCGGTGACGAGACCGACAAGCTGCACAAGAAAAGCAAACAGGCAGTAGTGATCAGCTTCCTTGAAAACGACGGCTACGACGGTGTTTCAGCGACTTTAGC CTATAACCTAGATGGGTATGTGAGAAACAGCAGAAAGATGAATTTTTTCACCCTTAGGGTTGCTCTTTCTGCATATAGAACCTTCAGCACGAATGGTTTCTCAAAACAGAAAACCTACATTAATAATAAGTACAAAGCAGAGACAACAACAGTGACCAAAAGACAAATACGTAGGTCTAAGATTCAATGGACTGAGGAGCAAAAGAGTGTGTTGTCTGCTATAGAACAAGGCAAATCAGTGTTCATCACTGGTTCTGCTGGCACTGGCAAGACCATGCTTGTGATTGAGGTTATCAAGAGGCTGAAGAAGATGCACACCCCATCTAAGGTTTTTATCACAGCTTCAACTGGGGTTGCTGCAGTTGCTCTAAAGGGACAAACTTTGCATTCATTTGGTGGAATTCGCGGCCCCTTTTATCATGATCCTGAGAAGTTGTTTGAATCGATTTTGGCGGATAAAAGGGCCGTTAGGAGGTGGCAAACGGCTAATGCTTTGGTTGTAGATGAGTGTAGCATGGTGGATGGTGAGCTATTTGATGGCCTCGAATATGTCGCGAGAAAGGTGCGTGGCGTGGATGAAATGTGGGGTGGAATTCAGATGGTTGTGGTTGGGGACTTCTGCCAGTTGCCCCCTATTCCTAATGATTCTTCTAAGCCTGTTAAATATGCTTTCGAAGCGAGATGTTGGGATGAATCCTTTCATTTGCAGAAGGACCTCACTAAGGTTTTCAGGCAGTCTGATCCGCAGTTCATCGAGTTGCTTCAGCGTATGAGGAAGGGGGAGATCATTAGCTTGGACTTGTCATTGCTGGAGAAGTGTTACTCAGAGAGAGTGTGTGATTCCTCTGTGGTGAAGCTCTTCCCATTAAAGAAAAAAGTGATGGAAGTGAATGATAATATGCTTAAAAGCTTGCAAAAGGATGTAACTGTTTACCCAGCTGTTGATAGTGGCAAGGATACTTGGAAGAAGCTTCTGAATCAGGGGATAGCACCCAATCAGCTCGAGCTTTGTGAAGGTTCCAGAGTGATGCTGATCAAGAATTTGGACGTTCGGAAAGGATTAGTGAATGGAGCAACTGGTACGGTTGTGGGATTTGATAACGGTCTCCCAATTGTTAAATTTGATTCAGGGAAGGTTTTGACAATCAAACCGGCAGAGTGGAGTATAATGGAAGGAGACGAGGTTGTTGCTAAGAGGTGGCAGATACCACTTATACTAGCATGGTCTCAGACCATCCACAAGTGCCAAGGAATGACTCTTGAAAATGTTTCCATCAATTTTTCAGGATCATTTGGTGTTGGAATGGTTTATACCGCGCTTTCTCGTGTTAAAACCTTGGCAGGTCTTCACTTATCTGGTTTTAAATCTTCAATGATTAGAATGGACCCTAAGGTTTTAGAATTCTATAAAAAATTGTGCAACAAAAGTCTAGACACTAGTTGCATTGAAAGTAAAGATAATTCTAGAAGGCATAGCTTATCCTGTACTGCCAAAAATGCCGGTGCTGCAGATAATGTTGGCACTGTAGAGAAGAAGTGCTATTTTGACCTTGATGGGTACCTATCTAGACGCCTgaaatga
- the LOC107477656 gene encoding serine/threonine-protein phosphatase 5 isoform X1 encodes METEKTDISKAEEFKQLANEAFNARKYAQAIDLYTQAIELNSRNAVYWANRAFAHLRLEEYGSAIQDATMAIEVDPKYSKGYYRRGAAHLGLGKFKDALKDFQQVKKMCPNDPDATKKLKECEKAVMKLKFEEAIAAPESQRRSVAESIDYHSIGKGHNYSVPTEVAIAAVTVAVMAALVMFKTSKATIISAIVIGLLLLLGAYWWSGRNTDVEAQYSGARIEGDVVTLDFVKKMMDDFKNQKCLHKRYAYQIVLQTRELLQALPSLVDITVPDGKHFTVCGDVHGQFYDLLNIFELNGLPSDDNPYLFNGDFVDRGSFSLEVILTLFAFKCMAPSAIYLARGNHESKSMNKIYGFEGEVRSKLSDTFVELFAEVFCCLPLAHVINSKVFVVHGGLFSVDGVKLSDIRAINRFCEPPEEGLMCELLWSDPQPLPGRGPSKRGVGLSFGADVTKRFLQENHLDLVVRSHEVKDEGYEIEHDGKLITVFSAPNYCDQMGNKGAFIRFEAPDLKPNIVTFTAVPHPDVKPMAYANNFLRMFS; translated from the exons ATGGAAACTGAAAAAACTGATATTTCAAAGGCTGAAGAATTCAAACAACTTGCCAATGAAGCATTCAACG CACGGAAATATGCCCAAGCCATTGATTTATATACACAAGCAATTGAGCTAAACAGTCGCAATGCAGTTTACTGGGCTAATCGTGCCTTTGCTCATCTTCGGCTTGAAGAGTATGGTAGTGCTATACAAGATGCTACAATGGCTATTGAAGTTGATCCCAAATATTCGAAG GGTTATTACAGAAGAGGTGCTGCTCATCTTGGGTTAGGAAAATTCAAGGACGCACTTAAGGATTTTCAGCAG GTCAAGAAAATGTGTCCAAATGATCCCGATGCaacaaagaaattgaaggaatgtGAAAAGGCAGTTATGAAACTTAAATTTGAAGAAGCCATTGCTGCACCAGAGTCTCAAAGACGTTCAGTAGCTGAATCTATAGATTACCATTCAATAG GAAAGGGCCACAATTATTCGGTGCCTACCGAAGTGGCCATAGCAGCAGTAACAGTAGCAGTTATGGCAGCGTTGGTGATGTTCAAGACATCAAAAGCCACAATAATAAGTGCAATTGTGATTGGTTTGCTGTTGCTCCTTGGGGCATATTGGTGGAGTGGCCGCAATACTG ATGTTGAGGCACAGTATTCAGGAGCAAGAATAGAGGGGGATGTAGTTACCTTGGATTTTGTAAAGAAAATGATGGACGATTTCAAGAATCAGAAGTGCTTACATAAACG GTATGCTTACCAGATTGTATTGCAAACTAGAGAGTTGTTGCAAGCCTTGCCTTCTCTTGTTGATATAACAGTTCCTGATGGAAAACATTTTACCGTTTGTGGTGATGTGCATGGTCag TTCTATGATCTTTTGAATATTTTTGAGCTTAATGGACTTCCTTCAGACGATAATCCATATCTATTCAATGGTGACTTTGTGGATAGAGGATCTTTCTCTTTGGAAGTCATCCTCACTCTGTTTGCGTTTAAATGCATGGCGCCATCAG CAATATACCTAGCTAGAGGAAATCATGAGAGCAAGAGCATGAACAAGATATATGGTTTTGAGGGTGAGGTGCGCTCAAAATTGAGTGACACATTTGTGGAACTATTTGCAGAAGTATTTTGCTGTTTGCCTTTGGCTCATGTGATAAATTCGAAAGTTTTTGTCGTTCATGGGGGTCTTTTTAGTGTTGATGGGGTGAAACTCTCTGACATACGAGCAATTAATCGGTTTTGTGAGCCTCCAGAAGAAG GATTGATGTGTGAATTGCTCTGGAGTGATCCACAACCTCTCCCTGGACGAGGCCCAAGTAAGCGTGGTGTAGGTCTTTCTTTTGGTGCAGATGTGACGAAAAGGTTTTTGCAAGAAAATCATTTAG ATTTAGTTGTGCGATCTCATGAAGTAAAGGACGAGGGTTATGAAATTGAGCATGATGGTAAACTCATAACTGTTTTTTCTGCTCCAAATTACTGTGACCAG ATGGGTAACAAAGGTGCCTTTATTCGATTTGAAGCTCCTGATTTGAAACCTAACATTGTCACATTCACAGCAGTG CCACATCCTGATGTCAAGCCAATGGCTTATGCAAACAACTTCCTCCGGATGTTCTCATAA
- the LOC107477656 gene encoding serine/threonine-protein phosphatase 5 isoform X2 codes for METEKTDISKAEEFKQLANEAFNARKYAQAIDLYTQAIELNSRNAVYWANRAFAHLRLEEYGSAIQDATMAIEVDPKYSKGYYRRGAAHLGLGKFKDALKDFQQVKKMCPNDPDATKKLKECEKAVMKLKFEEAIAAPESQRRSVAESIDYHSIDVEAQYSGARIEGDVVTLDFVKKMMDDFKNQKCLHKRYAYQIVLQTRELLQALPSLVDITVPDGKHFTVCGDVHGQFYDLLNIFELNGLPSDDNPYLFNGDFVDRGSFSLEVILTLFAFKCMAPSAIYLARGNHESKSMNKIYGFEGEVRSKLSDTFVELFAEVFCCLPLAHVINSKVFVVHGGLFSVDGVKLSDIRAINRFCEPPEEGLMCELLWSDPQPLPGRGPSKRGVGLSFGADVTKRFLQENHLDLVVRSHEVKDEGYEIEHDGKLITVFSAPNYCDQMGNKGAFIRFEAPDLKPNIVTFTAVPHPDVKPMAYANNFLRMFS; via the exons ATGGAAACTGAAAAAACTGATATTTCAAAGGCTGAAGAATTCAAACAACTTGCCAATGAAGCATTCAACG CACGGAAATATGCCCAAGCCATTGATTTATATACACAAGCAATTGAGCTAAACAGTCGCAATGCAGTTTACTGGGCTAATCGTGCCTTTGCTCATCTTCGGCTTGAAGAGTATGGTAGTGCTATACAAGATGCTACAATGGCTATTGAAGTTGATCCCAAATATTCGAAG GGTTATTACAGAAGAGGTGCTGCTCATCTTGGGTTAGGAAAATTCAAGGACGCACTTAAGGATTTTCAGCAG GTCAAGAAAATGTGTCCAAATGATCCCGATGCaacaaagaaattgaaggaatgtGAAAAGGCAGTTATGAAACTTAAATTTGAAGAAGCCATTGCTGCACCAGAGTCTCAAAGACGTTCAGTAGCTGAATCTATAGATTACCATTCAATAG ATGTTGAGGCACAGTATTCAGGAGCAAGAATAGAGGGGGATGTAGTTACCTTGGATTTTGTAAAGAAAATGATGGACGATTTCAAGAATCAGAAGTGCTTACATAAACG GTATGCTTACCAGATTGTATTGCAAACTAGAGAGTTGTTGCAAGCCTTGCCTTCTCTTGTTGATATAACAGTTCCTGATGGAAAACATTTTACCGTTTGTGGTGATGTGCATGGTCag TTCTATGATCTTTTGAATATTTTTGAGCTTAATGGACTTCCTTCAGACGATAATCCATATCTATTCAATGGTGACTTTGTGGATAGAGGATCTTTCTCTTTGGAAGTCATCCTCACTCTGTTTGCGTTTAAATGCATGGCGCCATCAG CAATATACCTAGCTAGAGGAAATCATGAGAGCAAGAGCATGAACAAGATATATGGTTTTGAGGGTGAGGTGCGCTCAAAATTGAGTGACACATTTGTGGAACTATTTGCAGAAGTATTTTGCTGTTTGCCTTTGGCTCATGTGATAAATTCGAAAGTTTTTGTCGTTCATGGGGGTCTTTTTAGTGTTGATGGGGTGAAACTCTCTGACATACGAGCAATTAATCGGTTTTGTGAGCCTCCAGAAGAAG GATTGATGTGTGAATTGCTCTGGAGTGATCCACAACCTCTCCCTGGACGAGGCCCAAGTAAGCGTGGTGTAGGTCTTTCTTTTGGTGCAGATGTGACGAAAAGGTTTTTGCAAGAAAATCATTTAG ATTTAGTTGTGCGATCTCATGAAGTAAAGGACGAGGGTTATGAAATTGAGCATGATGGTAAACTCATAACTGTTTTTTCTGCTCCAAATTACTGTGACCAG ATGGGTAACAAAGGTGCCTTTATTCGATTTGAAGCTCCTGATTTGAAACCTAACATTGTCACATTCACAGCAGTG CCACATCCTGATGTCAAGCCAATGGCTTATGCAAACAACTTCCTCCGGATGTTCTCATAA
- the LOC107477623 gene encoding protein MAIN-LIKE 2 isoform X2, whose protein sequence is MLMEVGAGDPYATNPGPIDGSVLYDQDKHVSTAVWDGQERGALRCHEHTSKLDQWTLTPKQIELVERAGFGYLRSIPAISLDNPLISALVERWRRETNTFHLNVGEMTVTLKDVALLLGLAIDGDAVIGLTYTACNSVCEKYLGKVPESGYTSGGMVKLSWLKEFFSRCPEDAPIEVIEQHTRAYLLYLVGSTIFSTTTGNKVPVMYLPLFENFDRCGQYAWGAAALGFLYRALGNASLKTQSTISGCLTLLQCWSYFHLNIGRPKLNLDMMHDRFPFVLRWKGKQSGPTANRDVVFYRKALDSLKSCDVEWLPYRNMDSMVIPEHIKRTLFLGRSKTMLICFDKAERHLPNRCLRQYGMLQSIPEDVERWERKSRGVDGGVDLSGKMESELNEWMERRVHIVDSDEGIDESEYMEWYLRITRKFIGRPISLSSEFQRTNAGLRDIAHIADTFSTKGLDPQQIESISRIRYIAHECLRDQIGGPVMVSTSPQVELGKRVRGKERVRRKGAGKRLRKDGAVQYTSAVSEDEQPQFYGTAIPVDQLHLTRIDRELDHAQLCSVENAVSAVQLIHAEGDSENLQLCDAHIGVNQSELHYAAVADNHNKPDDLAADANHQDLKDGVGEEIKEEFNHMTGEENIEELTVANTVHDVQQPYPMVNDSSQVCDDAMHAINNNLAETAADVSQSRLGNSAGEVNPHQSNADDDFVNSQLSHISNESEQQPSAKAGIEVSQQHSSIETHEDISQKGDCSVAV, encoded by the exons ATGCTAATGGAAGTAGGAGCAGGCGACCCTTATGCAACTAATCCGGGTCCAATTGATGGTTCGGTTCTTTATGATCAAGACAAGCATGTTTCCACAGCAGTATGGGATGGACAG GAGCGTGGGGCTCTCAGATGTCATGAACACACTTCAAAACTTGATCAGTGGACACTTACCCCAAAACAGATCGAGTTGGTAGAGAGGGCTGGATTTGGATACTTGAGGTCAATCCCAGCTATTAGCCTGGACAATCCACTTATCTCTGCTCTAGTCGAAAGGTGGAGAAGAGAAACAAATACTTTTCACTTGAATGTTGGAGAAATGACGGTAACCCTTAAAGATGTTGCACTCTTGCTTGGTCTAGCAATTGATGGAGATGCTGTAATAGGTCTTACATATACCGCGTGCAATTCGGTTTGTGAGAAGTATCTTGGCAAGGTGCCAGAATCTGGCTACACAAGTGGTGGAATGGTGAAGCTGAGTTGGTTGAAAGAGTTCTTCTCTCGCTGCCCTGAAGATGCTCCCATCGAAGTAATAGAGCAACATACTCGTGCTTATCTTCTATATCTTGTAGGTAGCACTATATTCTCCACCACTACGGGTAATAAAGTCCCTGTGATGTACTTGCCATTGTTTGAGAATTTTGATAGATGTGGACAGTATGCCTGGGGTGCCGCAGCGTTAGGATTCTTGTATAGAGCACTGGGTAATGCATCGCTGAAAACTCAAAGCACCATTAGTGGCTGTTTAACACTACTGCAG TGTTGGAGTTACTTTCATCTAAATATCGGGCGCCCAAAGCTTAATCTTGATATGATGCATGATCGATTTCCATTTGTGCTTAGATGGAAAGGCAAACAAAGTGGTCCGACTGCAAATCGTGATGTTGTTTTTTATCGCAAAGCTTTGGATTCGCTAAAATCATGTGAT GTAGAGTGGCTACCCTACAGAAACATGGACAGCATGGTAATTCCTGAACATATCAAAAGAACTTTGTTTCTTGGGAGATCGAAGACAATGTTGATATGCTTTGACAAGGCAGAAAGACATCTTCCAAATCGGTGCTTACGGCAGTATGGCATGCTTCAATCAATCCCAGAGGATGTAGAGCGATGGGAGAGGAAGAGTAGAGGAGTGGATGGCGGGGTTGATTTATCCGGTAAAATGGAATCAGAGCTTAATGAATGGATGGAACGCCGTGTGCATATTGTTGACAGCGATGAAGGTATTGATGAAAGTGAGTACATGGAATGGTATTTGAGAATCACTCGAAAGTTCATCGGGAGGCCTATTTCTCTCTCGTCCGAGTTCCAGAGAACG AATGCTGGTCTGAGGGACATTGCGCACATTGCGGATACCTTCTCGACGAAAGGGTTGGATCCACAACAAATAGAATCGATATCACGGATTAGATATATCGCCCATGAATGTTTGAGAGACCAAATTGGCGGTCCGGTCATGGTCTCAACCTCCCCCCAAGTTGAACTTGGAAAAAGGGTAAGAGGAAAGGAGAGGGTTAGAAGAAAAGGCGCTGGTAAACGATTACGGAAGGATGGTGCAGTTCAATATACTAGTGCAGTTAGTGAAGATGAACAACCTCAGTTTTATGGTACTGCTATTCCGGTTGATCAATTACATCTTACAAGGATTGATAGAGAGTTGGATCATGCACAATTATGTTCTGTAGAGAATGCAGTTAGTGCTGTCCAGTTGATTCACGCCGAAGGTGACAGTGAGAATCTGCAGCTCTGTGATGCACACATTGGTGTCAACCAATCAGAGTTGCACTATGCAGCCGTTGCTGATAATCACAACAAGCCGGACGATCTTGCTGCCGACGCTAACCATCAAGATCTAAAGGATGGAGTTGGTGAGGAAATAAAGGAAGAGTTTAACCATATGACTGGTGAAGAGAATATCGAAGAACTAACTGTGGCCAACACGGTTCATGATGTACAACAACCCTATCCTATGGTGAATGATAGTTCACAGGTTTGCGACGATGCCATGCACGCGATTAACAACAACCTTGCAGAGACAGCTGCAGATGTCAGTCAGTCGCGTCTTGGCAACTCTGCTGGGGAGGTCAACCCGCATCAGAGCAACGCAGACGACGATTTTGTTAATTCGCAACTTTCCCATATTAGCAATGAGAGTGAACAACAGCCATCTGCTAAAGCAGGAATAGAAGTGTCTCAACAACATTCTTCCATTGAAACCCATGAGGATATTTCACAGAAAGGTGATTGTAGTGTTGCTGTATAG
- the LOC107477623 gene encoding protein MAIN-LIKE 2 isoform X1 — protein sequence MLMEVGAGDPYATNPGPIDGSVLYDQDKHVSTAVWDGQERGALRCHEHTSKLDQWTLTPKQIELVERAGFGYLRSIPAISLDNPLISALVERWRRETNTFHLNVGEMTVTLKDVALLLGLAIDGDAVIGLTYTACNSVCEKYLGKVPESGYTSGGMVKLSWLKEFFSRCPEDAPIEVIEQHTRAYLLYLVGSTIFSTTTGNKVPVMYLPLFENFDRCGQYAWGAAALGFLYRALGNASLKTQSTISGCLTLLQCWSYFHLNIGRPKLNLDMMHDRFPFVLRWKGKQSGPTANRDVVFYRKALDSLKSCDVEWLPYRNMDSMVIPEHIKRTLFLGRSKTMLICFDKAERHLPNRCLRQYGMLQSIPEDVERWERKSRGVDGGVDLSGKMESELNEWMERRVHIVDSDEGIDESEYMEWYLRITRKFIGRPISLSSEFQRTKINKSMQNAGLRDIAHIADTFSTKGLDPQQIESISRIRYIAHECLRDQIGGPVMVSTSPQVELGKRVRGKERVRRKGAGKRLRKDGAVQYTSAVSEDEQPQFYGTAIPVDQLHLTRIDRELDHAQLCSVENAVSAVQLIHAEGDSENLQLCDAHIGVNQSELHYAAVADNHNKPDDLAADANHQDLKDGVGEEIKEEFNHMTGEENIEELTVANTVHDVQQPYPMVNDSSQVCDDAMHAINNNLAETAADVSQSRLGNSAGEVNPHQSNADDDFVNSQLSHISNESEQQPSAKAGIEVSQQHSSIETHEDISQKGDCSVAV from the exons ATGCTAATGGAAGTAGGAGCAGGCGACCCTTATGCAACTAATCCGGGTCCAATTGATGGTTCGGTTCTTTATGATCAAGACAAGCATGTTTCCACAGCAGTATGGGATGGACAG GAGCGTGGGGCTCTCAGATGTCATGAACACACTTCAAAACTTGATCAGTGGACACTTACCCCAAAACAGATCGAGTTGGTAGAGAGGGCTGGATTTGGATACTTGAGGTCAATCCCAGCTATTAGCCTGGACAATCCACTTATCTCTGCTCTAGTCGAAAGGTGGAGAAGAGAAACAAATACTTTTCACTTGAATGTTGGAGAAATGACGGTAACCCTTAAAGATGTTGCACTCTTGCTTGGTCTAGCAATTGATGGAGATGCTGTAATAGGTCTTACATATACCGCGTGCAATTCGGTTTGTGAGAAGTATCTTGGCAAGGTGCCAGAATCTGGCTACACAAGTGGTGGAATGGTGAAGCTGAGTTGGTTGAAAGAGTTCTTCTCTCGCTGCCCTGAAGATGCTCCCATCGAAGTAATAGAGCAACATACTCGTGCTTATCTTCTATATCTTGTAGGTAGCACTATATTCTCCACCACTACGGGTAATAAAGTCCCTGTGATGTACTTGCCATTGTTTGAGAATTTTGATAGATGTGGACAGTATGCCTGGGGTGCCGCAGCGTTAGGATTCTTGTATAGAGCACTGGGTAATGCATCGCTGAAAACTCAAAGCACCATTAGTGGCTGTTTAACACTACTGCAG TGTTGGAGTTACTTTCATCTAAATATCGGGCGCCCAAAGCTTAATCTTGATATGATGCATGATCGATTTCCATTTGTGCTTAGATGGAAAGGCAAACAAAGTGGTCCGACTGCAAATCGTGATGTTGTTTTTTATCGCAAAGCTTTGGATTCGCTAAAATCATGTGAT GTAGAGTGGCTACCCTACAGAAACATGGACAGCATGGTAATTCCTGAACATATCAAAAGAACTTTGTTTCTTGGGAGATCGAAGACAATGTTGATATGCTTTGACAAGGCAGAAAGACATCTTCCAAATCGGTGCTTACGGCAGTATGGCATGCTTCAATCAATCCCAGAGGATGTAGAGCGATGGGAGAGGAAGAGTAGAGGAGTGGATGGCGGGGTTGATTTATCCGGTAAAATGGAATCAGAGCTTAATGAATGGATGGAACGCCGTGTGCATATTGTTGACAGCGATGAAGGTATTGATGAAAGTGAGTACATGGAATGGTATTTGAGAATCACTCGAAAGTTCATCGGGAGGCCTATTTCTCTCTCGTCCGAGTTCCAGAGAACG aaaataaacaaatctATGCAGAATGCTGGTCTGAGGGACATTGCGCACATTGCGGATACCTTCTCGACGAAAGGGTTGGATCCACAACAAATAGAATCGATATCACGGATTAGATATATCGCCCATGAATGTTTGAGAGACCAAATTGGCGGTCCGGTCATGGTCTCAACCTCCCCCCAAGTTGAACTTGGAAAAAGGGTAAGAGGAAAGGAGAGGGTTAGAAGAAAAGGCGCTGGTAAACGATTACGGAAGGATGGTGCAGTTCAATATACTAGTGCAGTTAGTGAAGATGAACAACCTCAGTTTTATGGTACTGCTATTCCGGTTGATCAATTACATCTTACAAGGATTGATAGAGAGTTGGATCATGCACAATTATGTTCTGTAGAGAATGCAGTTAGTGCTGTCCAGTTGATTCACGCCGAAGGTGACAGTGAGAATCTGCAGCTCTGTGATGCACACATTGGTGTCAACCAATCAGAGTTGCACTATGCAGCCGTTGCTGATAATCACAACAAGCCGGACGATCTTGCTGCCGACGCTAACCATCAAGATCTAAAGGATGGAGTTGGTGAGGAAATAAAGGAAGAGTTTAACCATATGACTGGTGAAGAGAATATCGAAGAACTAACTGTGGCCAACACGGTTCATGATGTACAACAACCCTATCCTATGGTGAATGATAGTTCACAGGTTTGCGACGATGCCATGCACGCGATTAACAACAACCTTGCAGAGACAGCTGCAGATGTCAGTCAGTCGCGTCTTGGCAACTCTGCTGGGGAGGTCAACCCGCATCAGAGCAACGCAGACGACGATTTTGTTAATTCGCAACTTTCCCATATTAGCAATGAGAGTGAACAACAGCCATCTGCTAAAGCAGGAATAGAAGTGTCTCAACAACATTCTTCCATTGAAACCCATGAGGATATTTCACAGAAAGGTGATTGTAGTGTTGCTGTATAG